In a single window of the Acyrthosiphon pisum isolate AL4f chromosome X, pea_aphid_22Mar2018_4r6ur, whole genome shotgun sequence genome:
- the LOC100159051 gene encoding pro-resilin — protein sequence MSQSKAVFILLLNVFLTTFVCAQYGRPAGNSNPGYGSTGTNIPSGYYGQKGQYPGSTGTNIPSGYYGQKGQYPAGSTGTNVPSGYYGPKGQYPVGGPGGSDGNSEPEPFNFAYQVKDAPTNTYFTHEANSDGKRVTGAYSVLLPDGRNQVVTYFADENGYNAKVNYEGEAKPQPAQPGSQGGYLSAPGFSSTAPKYPPVPIRGSAPRPTGYPGSAIPASAPVPGYSSSAPTFGSPALAPASGPSSAPSLVKY from the exons ATGAGCCAATCAAAG gCTGTTTTCATTCTattattgaatgtatttttaacaacattcgTCTGTGCCCAATATGGTAGACCTGCTGGCAATAGCAACCCCGGATACGGTAGTACAGGTACCAATATACCATCAGGATATTATGGACAAAAAGGCCAATATCCTGGTAGTACAGGTACCAATATACCATCAGGATATTATGGACAAAAAGGCCAATATCCTGCAGGTAGTACAGGTACCAATGTACCATCAGGATATTATGGACCCAAAGGCCAATATCCCGTCGGAGGACCTGGTGGATCAGATGGAAATTCTGAA CCCGAGCCGTTCAACTTTGCTTACCAAGTGAAAGATGCACCCACCAATACATACTTCACGCACGAAGCCAACAGTGACGGCAAACGAGTGACTGGAGCGTACAGCGTACTTCTTCCTGACGGTCGTAATCAAGTAGTGACATATTTTGCCGACGAAAATGGTTACAACGCCAAGGTCAACTATGAAGGAGAAGCTAAACCACAACCAGCTCAACCAGGCAGCCAAGGAGGTTATCTGTCCGCACCTGGTTTCTCTTCTACTGCTCCCAAATATCCTCCTGTCCCTATACGTGGCTCTGCTCCTCGTCCCACTGGTTATCCAGGTTCTGCTATTCCTGCTTCTGCTCCTGTCCCTGGTTATTCTTCTTCTGCTCCTACCTTTGGTTCTCCTGCTTTGGCTCCAGCCAGTGGCCCATCGTCTGCCCCAAGTCTTGTAAAGTActag